DNA from Daucus carota subsp. sativus chromosome 1, DH1 v3.0, whole genome shotgun sequence:
ATATATCCCATGTCTATTGTTAGCCGTATTATCCTATATAATCATGTATTGTATAGTCAAGATATGTATGCATCTAGTCGTCTACTGTCTAGAAAAGTACTGGGCATCTTTATCCCCTTGTTTTCTCGCATCAGCAGTGTCCTTATTCCTCGACAAGTTAATAAAGAAGAATTGAGGAAGTTATGCACTTCCCTTTTTCCTGTTTTTAccctttaatttattttagactgcGTTCTTATGTACgttattttagttttattcataATACTGTAATGTGTCTTAAAACTTGTACAATTTACTAAACTAGCTATAATTTTCCCGATGAAGTATGATAAATAGGATAAGCCAATCATTTGTGATTCTTTGTATTAGCTTCTCCGAAATATATCATGGCAAGTGCAGTTGCTGGTGTTTATTTTTTTGAGCATTAGCAGAAGTTATTAACAAATGCATTAGGTTTGTCTTTTACAATTCTGAGATGAATATAGATTGATGTTATTGTAGAATCTAAACTCGATATGTAATGTGATCTTCAGGAGATGCATCATCGTATAGCTACAAGGACCTGATTCAATCGTCTGAAGGACAGCTAGCTAAGTGCTCTCTTAATTGCTACATTACCTTGAGAATCGAATTTCATAGGCGAATACAAagttgtaagagcatctccagcagagtcTTAACatgttccctaaatatataataaaatattcaatttttaagggattactacattttattgaatgggaactccaacaacattccctatttctattccctatcattattataatattatattcaacttgtaagtaggagagagaaaggagggaaagaggaagaaaaaggagagaagtgaatattttattatttaaaatagtatgaggaatggttccacaatccttaaaaatgaggaatgaagtgggcatcctaactttttaagggatggctaggactctgctggagttgtgttttatgtCATATTCCTTATATTAATAGCTTAGGACACCATgtagggaagctgctggagatgctctaaggttTAATATACTAGCTTAATGTAACGCATGATGAATGTTTTCATATTATACATGTTAAGGTTACACATATAGCATCATCGGGATGAGTATTTGTTGTATAACTTAAATTCTTGTAATTTGTAAAAATGTTGAAGATCACCTAATTAGTAATAAAATTCACATAAGATACAGagatacattgaggacaataaTTAGCCACGAGCAACGGAATAAAATTCACATAAGATACAGagatacattgaggacaataaTTAGCCACGAGCAACGGAAAGAATAGCAGACACTAAATTGCAGAAtacgaaaaaaaaataaaaatcaaacacATGCCACGAACAAGTAGACAAATATCATAGATGCGTCAAAACAAAGCAGATGTAGAAGAAACACAAGGTAGGCAGATCTATCTGGTTACATAGAAAATCAAACCAATCTGAAATCGCCAGAGAGCTGTTAATActtgtgatgatgatgatgagattcttcatcatcatcatcatcagcaatGCTTGTGAGCTCCGTAATCAAAAGCCGCCGGATCTTCTGCTTTAATTCTTTTTCAATCAAGGCTTCTCTGTAACGCTTCACCATCCTTTCGTTCCTTCTTTTCAGATACTCTTCCACTCTTCGAGCCTTCAATTCCTCTCCTCCCATTTTCATCTTTGGACTACTGCTTCTGCaaagtttaaattaattaacaaaatcaCCGAAACCGAGTGAGATGCAGATTGATTCTAGCAATTCGAATATGATTTTAGGAAGAGGATCAATCAGCGAATTAACACGAGAATCGAAACGAAGAGAAACTGATTTTGTTGATGTTTCTTTAGTGAAAAGGATGCGACACAATTTATAGGGTTCCAAGTAGATATATATCTCCAAATCCAATCCAATTCGGTAATTCCACAACcgacttatattattattattactattcaAATTCAAATCTGATTTGACTTGGGTTAGGACTTAGGCCAAATTTATCATCTGCCCGCCTACCCAAATCTGATTTGACTTGGGTTAGGACTTAGGTCAAGTTTATTTGAaaccatatatatttaattggttAAAATTGATTAGGAATTAGCAAAAAGATCAAagtcaattaaatatattataccaatatttaaaatattattttgatcagtatataacatattatcaaataagaattaataaaattactcaaattaaaaaatcaaactgAAAGGATAAATTAATCGCAGATAAATGAACCAAATCATGATTCTTGGaaccatgtttttttttttttgttaacccGGTGTCCGGGCTAGCTTGCGCGCACCGACTAATCCGGGTAACCTACTAGCACACTCATACCCCGAGCATGGTAGGCCGCTTACTTCCGGGGCGCTCAGGGAATCGAacttagggtctgtttgggagtgctgttaaaaattgctgtgttgtctgaaaaagtgctggtaaaataagtgttgttgtagaaatcagataactgtttggtaattttttgatattttcttattttgagttataatataaaaaaataatgattttggtgagattttataatgaaatctataacagcattctgcaaaagctgaaaagcagctttttctaaaagcatgggaggacctgctttttttaacagcagcttttcagctaaaagctgctgttcgggaaagctgcttttagatttaccaaacagtttttcacctgcttttcaacaaaaagctgttgttgctgtctgcaacagcaaccccaaacagtaccttagTAAGCCACCAACTGAGACACCCCGTGGTTGTTTTTACTTTGTACTCTACATCGAATCTGATATCTTAATAACCAAGTCTACACGAACCGACCGTGTTGCAAACGCGTGGCATTACGGTTTTTCTACCAAGTTGTACATATACAAAGTACAAACAACACATACTCTGATATTACCCTCAAATCACCCCGCTTGCTCAATTACCCTCAAATCACTAAAAATGGACTTAAGACACTCAATCTCCAACCAAACTGATGTCTCTTTAACACTTGCAAGCCACATCTTAACAAAAAACAATGGCCCACATGCCAACACTGTGTTTTCTCCACTTTCCATTCATGTTGTTCTTGGTTTGATCACAGCCGGGTCATCTGCACAGACCCTTGAACAGCTTTTGTCTTTTCTCAAGGCCAAGTCTAGTGATGATCTCAACTCTTTGTCTTCTCAGTTGATTGATCTTCTTTTTGCTGATGGCTCTGGCTCTGGTGGGCCTTGTTTGAGTTTTGCTAATGGGGTTTGGATTGATGAGTCTCTTTCTTTTAAGGAATCTTTTAAACAGGTTGTGGATGGTTTGTACAAGGCTGCTTCTGTTCATGTTGATTTTCAGACCAAGGTTAGATTTAATTCGAGTGTGCAGTTATGTTTGTTTGGTACTTTgtgaaattattttagttttgtgTATTGGATTTGATTGTTGTTGGATATTTAGATTAGTAGTAATTACATGATGCTGAGGTTACTTGTTTTTTGGTAGTTGATTTATCTTTTTTCGATTAGAGGAGGGGAGGGGAGGGGAGGGGAGGGGAGGGGGAGAATTAGACTTTCGAGTTTCGACTAACGTGtatttaattgtgatttttagaTGTTATGATGATCATTGTAGATATTCAGTTTAGGGATTTGTGGCTTTTTGGAAGGATGAATTGATTGTTTGTTCAATTTCAACTTAAAATGATGAACTGACCTCGCGATTAGAGGTTATTGATCTAATACTAAAATTTTTGTAGGCTTACTTGCAGTGTATGTTGCTATTCTTATAGATCCTTTGTAGTTTTTATCAATGCTTGTTTTTGCAATTCTGTTACAACCGTTTAGTTTCAGATGTGAATGCTATTTGGCCACTGATTATTCTTTTAGGACATAAATTTCAAGGACTCTTGTTAGAAAATGAATTGACCCTGTCCTCGTATCTTTGTATGGAACTTTATTTTGCTAGCAGTTTCTATGTAATCCACAAGTTgttaatttatcataatttataCAACACCAGGCCTAGACCCTAAGTTGCTTTTCATTATTCATAGATAGATCTGCAGTGcctattgttttatttaattgtcTCGTAATATAGCTACCTTTCTTACCCGCGCGCACTATTTGCAATCTCTTGTCTGTTTAATTGCTATCTTTCTGCAATTAGAAAATGAGTTTCTGTTATCATGTACAATAAACTTTCTGTAATCGTGCACAATAATGACTTGTTGGATGTAAAATTTATGCTTATGTTTATATTTAGTAATTGTCAAATGCAGTTACTGTGTGCTGAAACATGTTCCTCAGGTCATTATTGTAATAAATAGTGGTTGGTTCTACTTTTTTCTATGCTAGGTCCTGTGCTTTCTTTCAGAACCTCGCCTTTGAGGCCCATAAATTGAAAAACCCTAAGTCCTATGGGAATACCTTTTAATTGTTGTGCTCTATGTTGCATTTGTTTCGTTGTTCTAAATTATATGCTGAAACATATTCTTTCGGGTCATTATTAAAAAGAATGTGCTTGTTTCTGCTCAAGGTCCTCTGTTTGCTGTCCTTCCTCTATGTCGCACTTGTTTCCTTGTTTTCATGTTCTACAGATATATAGGCAATATTTTATGTTTCTATTCTATACATAATATATGCAGGCTAGTGAAGTTACCAATTCAGTGAACTCGTGGGCAGAAAAGGAGACCAATGGCCTCATCAAAGAGATTCTTCCTTCTGGATCAGTTGACAGCTCAACTAGGCTTGTTTTTGCCAACGCCCTCTATTTCAAAGGAGCGTGGACTGACAAATTTGATGCATCCATGACAAAAGAACATGAGTTCCACCTCCTTGATGGTAGCTCAGTTCAAGTCCCCTTCATGACCAGCAAGAAGAAGCAATTAATCAGCGCTTTTGATGGTTTTAAAGTTTTGGGGCTTCCTTATAAAAAAGGTGGTGACAAACGCAAATTCTCGATGTACTTCTTTCTTCCAGATGCAAAAGATGGGTTGCCGAAATTAGTGGAGGAAGTTGGTTCAGTAGCTGGATTCCTCGAGCGCCACATTCCATATATGACAGTAGACGTTGGTGACTTCCGCATTCCGAAATTTAATATCTCATTTGGCTTTGAAGCATCGGAAGTGTTAAAGGAACTAGGGTTGGTCTTGCCCTTCTCTGGGGATGGTCTTACGGAGATGGTGGATTCTCCTATGGGTCAAAAGCTCCATGTTTCAAGCATATTCCATAAATCCTTCATCGAAGTTAATGAAGAAGGCACAGAAGCTTCTGCTGCATCGGCTGCTGTCATAAAACCGAGGTCTTTGCAAATGTATGATAAGCTCGACTTTGTTGCTAACCACCCATTCCTCTTCCTTATCAGGGAAGATATGACTGGAGTTGTGCAGTTGATCGGGCAAATCAATAATCCTCTTACTACCTAGCCATGCCGCGGTGTAAGAGCTTTCTTTGAGTGTTGTAATAATAGTATGTTTTAACTACTAACATTATATTCAGCCCTTTCAATGAACTATGGAATTTTTCGGATTTCCGTTATGTTTTCCCCCAAAATGAGTATGTCTGTGGCATCTGAACTTGTTCCAATGAGCAGTGTTTTCTGGTGTTAATTATCAATGTACATTATAATTCCTGTTGCGTGTTTGCAACAGTAGTTTCACCCCTCTTAAACTTTAACCTTCAACTTGCTATAAATTACAACGCTGCCATGTCTTTCTATGCCTTTCAAATATGGACATGTTTCTGCCACATCACTCATGCTTGCGGTCTCCGCCTCGATTTTCCAACCTGAACACACTGTGCACTGAATTTATCACAAAATCACAAAATCTGATTTTACGataaatatatacatgcatacgaaatataaaaatataaaaaaaaaaatattatttattatcccCTACATTTTTGGATATAGGTCTTTTGCTTTTTTTAacacatatttttaagatttaaaatttaaaatttttattatttaaaactataatattaattacatatttttatttaaaaaaattgacctCTATAATCAAATGACTTAGAAGTGcgggtcaaaaaatcaaacgatttatatttcaaaatatatggagtaattaattaattaagattcAATACTTTTTGATGTTTAGTATTTATAACCTAACTTTCTGGGCTTATTACACAAAAATCACTTATTTGTATCATTTGTGTAATAATTTACAAGTCAATTTTAGAGTTACAAGTCAAACtttgagaaaaagaaaattcgaataatttttaatgagtttttttttatttttgacatttaatattatttagctGGGTTTATAACCTAACTTT
Protein-coding regions in this window:
- the LOC108225300 gene encoding serpin-ZX encodes the protein MDLRHSISNQTDVSLTLASHILTKNNGPHANTVFSPLSIHVVLGLITAGSSAQTLEQLLSFLKAKSSDDLNSLSSQLIDLLFADGSGSGGPCLSFANGVWIDESLSFKESFKQVVDGLYKAASVHVDFQTKASEVTNSVNSWAEKETNGLIKEILPSGSVDSSTRLVFANALYFKGAWTDKFDASMTKEHEFHLLDGSSVQVPFMTSKKKQLISAFDGFKVLGLPYKKGGDKRKFSMYFFLPDAKDGLPKLVEEVGSVAGFLERHIPYMTVDVGDFRIPKFNISFGFEASEVLKELGLVLPFSGDGLTEMVDSPMGQKLHVSSIFHKSFIEVNEEGTEASAASAAVIKPRSLQMYDKLDFVANHPFLFLIREDMTGVVQLIGQINNPLTT